One window from the genome of Candidatus Leptovillus gracilis encodes:
- the alr gene encoding alanine racemase, which produces MLHQATISSNGVMRPTAVTVNLTRLTENYKAIATAVAPAQVLAVLKANAYGHGLLAVARHMEALGAPYLGVAVLEEGILLREAGIVTPILVMGGIIGNQIPLFLQHDLTITASSVDKLTQINATAQTLGARAKVHLKIDTGMERIGVHYYNAATLLEAALACDHCLVEGVYSHFANSDAADLSSARTQLERFNEVLAFYAVRGLERPSLCHLSNSGGILQLPEARFDMVRAGILLYGVYPSAEVKKTVVVRPSLSWTSRVVYFKVVQPGHPVSYGSTWQSDHMVRVVTVPVGYGDGYFRAMSNRAEVIIRGRRYPTVGRICMDQIMVNIEWDSAYNDDEVILLGEVGGVNICCEELAEWAGTIPYEILTNINTRVPRVYVR; this is translated from the coding sequence ATGTTACATCAGGCAACCATCAGCAGCAATGGGGTCATGCGGCCAACGGCCGTCACCGTTAACCTGACCCGACTGACAGAGAACTATAAGGCAATTGCTACGGCCGTTGCCCCGGCGCAGGTGTTGGCCGTCCTTAAAGCCAACGCCTACGGGCACGGCCTGTTGGCCGTCGCCCGCCACATGGAAGCGTTGGGCGCACCTTACCTGGGCGTCGCCGTGTTGGAAGAAGGCATTTTGCTGCGCGAAGCAGGTATTGTCACGCCCATTTTGGTCATGGGCGGCATTATCGGCAACCAGATTCCCCTCTTTTTGCAGCACGACCTCACCATCACTGCCTCTTCGGTTGACAAGCTGACGCAAATCAATGCGACGGCGCAAACCCTGGGCGCGCGGGCCAAAGTCCACCTGAAAATTGACACGGGCATGGAGCGTATTGGCGTCCATTATTACAATGCAGCCACGCTGCTGGAAGCGGCGCTGGCCTGCGATCACTGCCTGGTGGAGGGCGTCTATTCCCACTTTGCGAATTCGGATGCGGCCGATCTGAGTTCGGCGCGGACGCAGTTGGAGCGCTTTAACGAGGTGCTGGCTTTTTATGCGGTGCGGGGCCTGGAACGGCCGTCTCTGTGCCATCTGTCCAACTCCGGCGGCATTCTGCAACTGCCCGAAGCGCGCTTCGACATGGTGCGGGCGGGCATTTTGTTGTATGGCGTGTATCCTTCGGCGGAGGTGAAAAAGACGGTGGTGGTACGGCCGTCGCTGTCCTGGACATCGCGGGTGGTCTACTTCAAGGTGGTGCAGCCCGGCCATCCTGTCAGTTATGGTTCCACCTGGCAGAGCGACCACATGGTGCGTGTTGTCACCGTGCCGGTGGGCTACGGCGATGGCTACTTCCGGGCGATGTCCAACCGGGCAGAGGTGATCATTCGCGGCCGGCGTTATCCCACGGTGGGGCGCATTTGTATGGACCAGATCATGGTCAATATCGAATGGGACAGCGCCTACAACGACGACGAAGTGATTTTGCTTGGTGAAGTGGGCGGCGTGAACATTTGCTGCGAGGAATTGGCCGAGTGGGCGGGCACGATTCCCTACGAAATACTAACCAACATCAATACGCGCGTGCCCAGGGTGTATGTGCGATAA
- a CDS encoding NAD(P)/FAD-dependent oxidoreductase, with product MPITQYLIIGNGAAGATAAETIRRHDPAGAITILTAEPYPMYSRPGLAYALLNEIPIKQVFCRTLAWYEQLNLNLVLGKASRLDVMNRLVWLEDGRSLPYDRLLIATGARATPPPYPGHDLQGVVYLDTYDGTNDLIARSKRAKRAVVVGGGITALELSEGLAHRGVETHYFLRRDRLWSQVFNDDESRLLEKTMRAHHVHIHYNTEVAEILGDRRGRVRGVRLNDGPSFQCDLVGVAIGVKPLLDVVQNTPIQTDRAILVNEFLESSVPGVYAAGDCAQVYDRWTQRHMVDVLWPSAVAEGQAAGLNMVGQRQAYVKGAPFNACLLFGLHITSMGQISPGRAADEAVETVQHISRGSSEVWYTQPRAYRSAWAANGDNTVRLALSGDFLVGAIVIGDQHLADPLRYLIEQQVNIRHLHDDLVAGGEKMQRSLWRFLQQIGAVTAVHGGA from the coding sequence ATGCCCATCACCCAATACCTCATCATCGGCAATGGCGCGGCCGGGGCAACCGCCGCCGAAACCATCCGCCGCCACGACCCGGCCGGCGCGATCACCATCCTCACGGCCGAGCCGTACCCCATGTATTCCCGCCCTGGTCTGGCCTACGCACTGCTCAATGAAATCCCCATCAAACAGGTGTTTTGCCGCACGCTGGCCTGGTATGAACAATTGAACCTGAATCTGGTTTTGGGAAAGGCCAGCCGGTTGGACGTGATGAACCGGTTGGTGTGGTTGGAGGACGGCCGTTCCCTGCCCTACGACCGCCTGCTGATCGCCACCGGGGCGCGGGCTACCCCGCCGCCCTATCCCGGCCACGACCTGCAAGGCGTGGTCTACCTGGACACCTACGACGGGACCAACGACCTGATTGCCCGCAGCAAACGGGCCAAACGAGCCGTGGTTGTGGGCGGCGGCATCACCGCTCTGGAACTAAGCGAGGGGCTGGCCCACCGCGGCGTGGAAACCCATTATTTCCTGCGGCGCGACCGCCTGTGGAGCCAGGTGTTCAACGACGACGAGAGCCGCCTGCTGGAAAAAACAATGCGCGCCCATCACGTCCACATCCATTACAACACCGAAGTGGCCGAAATTTTAGGCGACCGTCGCGGGCGCGTCCGGGGGGTCCGGCTTAACGATGGCCCCAGCTTTCAATGCGACCTGGTGGGTGTGGCGATTGGCGTCAAACCGCTGCTGGACGTGGTACAAAACACGCCCATTCAAACCGACCGGGCTATATTGGTGAATGAGTTTCTGGAAAGCAGCGTGCCCGGCGTTTACGCCGCCGGTGACTGCGCCCAGGTGTACGACCGCTGGACGCAGCGCCACATGGTAGACGTTCTCTGGCCCAGCGCCGTAGCCGAAGGCCAGGCGGCGGGCCTGAACATGGTCGGCCAGCGGCAGGCTTACGTCAAAGGCGCGCCGTTTAACGCCTGCCTGTTGTTCGGGCTGCATATCACCAGCATGGGGCAAATCAGCCCGGGCCGCGCGGCCGACGAAGCCGTGGAAACGGTGCAGCATATCTCGCGCGGCTCTTCGGAGGTGTGGTATACGCAGCCACGCGCTTACCGCAGCGCCTGGGCCGCCAACGGCGACAATACCGTCCGCCTGGCGCTGAGCGGCGATTTCCTGGTGGGGGCCATTGTCATTGGCGACCAACACTTAGCCGATCCGCTGCGTTACCTGATCGAGCAGCAGGTGAACATCCGACATCTGCACGACGATCTGGTGGCCGGCGGCGAGAAGATGCAGCGCAGTTTGTGGCGTTTTTTGCAGCAGATTGGCGCGGTAACGGCCGTTCATGGAGGCGCATAA
- a CDS encoding 4Fe-4S binding protein — translation MSIIQRLKKRLTGSTEPPPPTLESGRVVADASRCVQCGVCGYNCPVGIPVRDYARQGLPVDDPVCIACGNCIAVCPRGTLRWQTDAHTIILERLTQQTAQSSSPEEG, via the coding sequence ATGAGCATCATCCAACGATTGAAAAAACGATTAACCGGTTCCACTGAACCGCCACCACCCACGCTGGAATCGGGGCGCGTGGTGGCAGACGCCAGCCGCTGCGTGCAGTGCGGCGTCTGCGGCTACAACTGCCCGGTGGGCATCCCCGTGCGCGACTACGCCCGCCAGGGTTTGCCAGTGGATGACCCCGTCTGCATCGCCTGCGGCAACTGCATCGCCGTCTGCCCACGCGGCACACTGCGTTGGCAAACCGACGCCCACACCATTATCCTGGAACGGTTGACGCAGCAAACAGCCCAATCATCATCGCCAGAGGAAGGTTAG
- a CDS encoding cytochrome c3 family protein, translating into MNDFRRVERQHPIFSPVALISALVLGLGLVVGIYFHGGESFSPGPLSAVQHGDVALQGFANHAELAHACGQCHTPFVGLEAARCEACHENIADERQMVGDPPTAVGLHGRFANAAACADCHLEHRGPDYDLKTAAIANFDHSLTRFSLAKHGVDYDERPLECAACHQETGTFAVSLGACAACHQEADPVFMADHRQSYGEECLACHDGLDTLAAFTPADHDRIFALTGAHTAVTCQDCHVNAQFQGISPECVACHAEPPIHAGVFGVQCAACHTTEAWLPARLLQHNFPLDHGEEGVLQCVACHITTYDQYTCTNCHEHELNEMRREHDDVDFSQTDFFACAECHPTGQEDEHSDDG; encoded by the coding sequence ATGAACGATTTCCGCCGCGTCGAGCGCCAACATCCTATTTTTTCGCCGGTGGCGTTGATTTCGGCCCTGGTCCTGGGCTTGGGGCTGGTGGTTGGCATTTATTTCCATGGGGGTGAATCCTTTAGCCCCGGCCCATTGTCGGCCGTGCAGCATGGCGATGTGGCCCTGCAAGGTTTTGCCAACCACGCCGAACTGGCCCACGCCTGCGGCCAATGCCACACGCCCTTTGTGGGCCTTGAGGCGGCGCGCTGCGAAGCGTGCCATGAAAACATCGCCGACGAACGGCAGATGGTGGGGGATCCGCCAACGGCCGTTGGCCTGCACGGCCGTTTCGCCAACGCCGCCGCCTGCGCCGACTGCCATCTGGAGCATCGCGGCCCGGACTACGACCTGAAAACAGCCGCCATCGCCAACTTCGACCACAGCCTGACCCGGTTTAGTCTGGCAAAGCATGGGGTGGATTATGACGAACGGCCGTTGGAATGCGCCGCTTGTCACCAGGAAACCGGCACGTTCGCCGTCAGCCTGGGCGCCTGCGCCGCCTGCCACCAGGAGGCCGACCCTGTTTTCATGGCCGACCACCGCCAGAGCTACGGCGAAGAATGCCTGGCCTGCCACGACGGGTTGGACACCCTGGCCGCCTTCACCCCGGCCGACCATGACCGAATTTTTGCGCTGACCGGGGCGCATACGGCCGTTACCTGCCAGGATTGTCACGTCAACGCTCAATTCCAGGGCATTTCCCCGGAATGCGTCGCCTGCCACGCTGAGCCGCCCATCCACGCCGGTGTTTTTGGCGTGCAGTGCGCCGCCTGCCATACGACCGAAGCGTGGCTGCCCGCCCGCCTGTTGCAGCACAATTTCCCGCTGGATCATGGCGAAGAAGGCGTGTTGCAATGCGTCGCCTGCCACATCACCACCTATGACCAATACACCTGCACCAACTGCCACGAACACGAGCTGAACGAAATGCGGCGTGAACACGATGATGTAGATTTCAGCCAGACTGACTTTTTCGCCTGCGCCGAATGCCATCCGACCGGCCAGGAAGACGAGCATTCTGACGATGGTTAA
- the xth gene encoding exodeoxyribonuclease III has product MHLFSWNVNGLRAAHGKGFLDWLNQTQPDIVCLQETKCHPDQLDDALRAPDGYRTYWAWAEKKGYSGVALYSKVEPLSVQIGLGVAEYDREGRTIVADYGDFVFIGAYFPNGSRDHSRVPFKMAYKADFLAFCNDLQAQGKAVVFCGDVNTSHREIDLARPRQNQATTGFLPEERAWIDQVVAQGYVDTFRALYPDRAGAYSWWSYIGGARGRNVGWRLDYFFVSPDLWPRVAGAAIHVDVTGSDHCPVSLALEL; this is encoded by the coding sequence ATGCACTTATTCAGTTGGAATGTCAACGGCCTGCGCGCCGCGCACGGCAAAGGATTTCTGGATTGGCTGAACCAGACTCAGCCAGACATAGTGTGCTTACAAGAGACCAAATGTCACCCTGATCAGCTAGATGATGCGCTGCGCGCCCCGGACGGCTACCGCACCTACTGGGCCTGGGCGGAGAAAAAAGGGTACAGCGGCGTGGCCCTCTACAGCAAAGTGGAACCGCTGTCGGTGCAAATCGGCCTGGGCGTCGCTGAATACGACCGCGAAGGGCGTACCATCGTCGCCGATTATGGCGATTTTGTGTTTATCGGCGCCTATTTCCCCAATGGCAGCCGCGACCACAGCCGCGTGCCGTTTAAGATGGCCTATAAAGCCGACTTCCTGGCCTTTTGCAATGACCTTCAGGCTCAGGGTAAAGCGGTGGTTTTTTGCGGCGATGTGAACACGTCGCATCGGGAGATTGACCTGGCCCGGCCGCGGCAAAATCAGGCCACTACCGGCTTTTTGCCCGAAGAGCGCGCCTGGATTGACCAGGTGGTGGCTCAGGGTTATGTGGATACTTTCCGCGCCTTGTACCCGGATCGCGCCGGAGCCTACTCGTGGTGGTCGTACATTGGCGGGGCGCGGGGGCGGAACGTGGGTTGGCGGCTGGATTATTTCTTTGTCAGCCCTGATTTGTGGCCGCGTGTGGCCGGAGCGGCCATCCACGTAGATGTGACTGGGTCCGACCATTGCCCGGTGAGTTTGGCGTTAGAATTGTGA
- a CDS encoding glycosyltransferase family 39 protein, whose amino-acid sequence MNDEGGSGRWEWVVLGGILAVTAVLRLAYPSLTEFKADEARLLTLALEMVDGRFPLRGISSSVGFPNFPMSVWLYAIPLLVWPHVYAATLFTGLLNTLAVAAAYWLTRRYWGVGAAVAASLLFAVSPWAVIFSRKIWAQNLLPLFVMGWAIGAALAFVEKRPRWLWLHLFCLGVAVQIHLAALALIPATLLFLLVFRRRVVWRHVVVGGALAGSTAVPFLFYLWQNRAQIHLPAGGQTAVGWSLDPFRYAALISRGADIHSLAGPTAYQDFLARAPWLGALGWILGLLLLAGLGWLGWLVWRQRGQPAADAAFIVLAWALLPPLFFTLWRGAPVFIHYFIAVLPAPYMAAGVLLAQAALASRRPMVKGLVGTGLAALALAQVWALAALLAFVAQTATPGGFGAPLGMQVAAADRAKAMLVATAAAEILVVGAGERPDLDEFSALWDALLWAAPRRFVDGRQSALFPVNRAVVVLDGALAAEADLYRATAVTTETFPLRPGEGALEILQLPGGAPPPDAAFDEVVLLANWVNLLGYGLVVDDGGETAVWQLYWRTADNPDPADYHIFNHLINAAGQRVAQVDAAAFAPWQWQPGDVVVSRFNLSWPGDDPGLLMRSGMYRYPGLEPVLLLDVAGNPYADAVAIPLAK is encoded by the coding sequence ATGAATGATGAGGGCGGGAGTGGGCGGTGGGAGTGGGTGGTGCTGGGCGGGATTTTAGCGGTTACGGCCGTTCTCCGCTTAGCTTATCCCAGCCTGACCGAATTTAAGGCCGACGAGGCGCGGCTGCTGACGTTGGCGCTGGAGATGGTTGACGGCCGTTTCCCCCTGCGCGGTATCAGCAGTTCCGTCGGTTTCCCCAATTTCCCCATGAGCGTCTGGCTCTACGCCATCCCGCTGCTGGTCTGGCCCCACGTCTACGCCGCGACGCTGTTCACCGGGCTGCTCAACACCCTGGCGGTGGCCGCCGCCTATTGGCTGACGCGCCGTTATTGGGGCGTGGGCGCGGCTGTTGCCGCCTCGCTGCTGTTTGCCGTCAGCCCGTGGGCGGTTATTTTTTCGCGCAAAATTTGGGCGCAAAATCTGCTGCCCTTGTTTGTGATGGGCTGGGCGATTGGCGCAGCCCTGGCCTTTGTGGAAAAACGGCCGCGCTGGCTCTGGCTGCATCTGTTCTGCCTGGGCGTGGCCGTGCAAATTCACCTGGCGGCCCTGGCCCTCATTCCGGCGACGCTGCTTTTTTTGCTGGTGTTCCGACGGCGGGTGGTGTGGCGGCACGTGGTGGTGGGCGGGGCGCTGGCGGGGAGTACGGCCGTGCCCTTCCTATTTTACCTATGGCAAAACCGCGCCCAAATTCACCTGCCGGCCGGCGGCCAAACGGCCGTTGGCTGGAGCCTGGACCCTTTCCGTTACGCCGCGCTGATCAGCCGGGGCGCGGATATTCATTCTCTGGCCGGGCCAACCGCCTATCAAGATTTTCTGGCGCGGGCGCCCTGGTTGGGTGCGCTGGGCTGGATTCTGGGTCTGCTGCTGCTGGCCGGGCTGGGTTGGTTAGGTTGGCTGGTCTGGCGGCAGAGGGGGCAGCCGGCGGCCGACGCGGCCTTCATCGTGTTGGCCTGGGCGCTGCTGCCGCCGCTGTTTTTTACTTTGTGGCGCGGTGCGCCAGTGTTCATCCATTATTTTATCGCCGTGCTGCCCGCGCCCTATATGGCTGCCGGGGTGCTGTTGGCGCAGGCGGCGCTGGCTTCGCGTAGACCAATGGTTAAAGGGTTGGTGGGGACGGGGTTGGCGGCGCTGGCGCTGGCGCAGGTGTGGGCGCTGGCGGCGCTGCTGGCTTTTGTGGCGCAGACGGCTACGCCGGGCGGTTTTGGCGCGCCATTAGGGATGCAGGTGGCTGCCGCCGACCGCGCCAAAGCCATGCTGGTGGCAACGGCCGCCGCCGAAATTCTGGTGGTTGGCGCGGGTGAACGGCCGGACCTGGATGAGTTTTCGGCGTTGTGGGACGCGCTGCTGTGGGCTGCGCCGCGCCGCTTTGTAGACGGCCGTCAATCAGCCTTGTTTCCGGTCAATCGGGCGGTCGTGGTTCTGGATGGCGCGCTGGCGGCGGAAGCGGATTTGTACCGGGCGACGGCCGTAACCACTGAAACCTTCCCGCTGCGGCCAGGCGAAGGGGCGCTGGAAATTTTGCAGCTGCCTGGTGGCGCGCCGCCGCCGGACGCGGCCTTCGATGAAGTGGTTTTGCTGGCAAATTGGGTGAACCTGTTGGGCTATGGGCTGGTGGTGGATGATGGCGGGGAAACGGCCGTGTGGCAGCTTTATTGGCGCACAGCCGATAACCCCGACCCGGCCGATTACCACATCTTCAACCATCTGATCAACGCCGCCGGGCAGCGCGTGGCTCAGGTGGATGCGGCCGCCTTCGCCCCCTGGCAGTGGCAGCCCGGCGACGTGGTGGTGAGCCGCTTTAACTTGTCCTGGCCCGGCGATGACCCTGGATTGTTGATGCGCAGCGGTATGTACCGCTATCCCGGTCTGGAGCCGGTGCTG